The proteins below are encoded in one region of Bacteroidetes bacterium GWF2_43_63:
- a CDS encoding peptidase M48 — protein MIKRISVLIILAVLFVDCTRVPVTRRKQFRMLPESMINNMSLIAYNDFIAANPAVPTTDSRTQQVVGVGQKLQNATITYLKKHGYGKRVKQFSWAFTLVDDPMVNAFCLPGGKIVVYSGILPVTKTDAGLATVLSHEIAHAVARHGNERMSQQLAVAMGGVALSVAMQNNPQETQNVFNSVYGIGGTLGILAYSRKHEYEADKIGMVFMALAGFDPAESVVFWERMSASGAGANIPQFLSTHPTDDNRIAAMKEFLPTAKTYYKPAQ, from the coding sequence ATGATAAAAAGAATTTCAGTACTCATTATTTTAGCAGTACTTTTTGTTGATTGCACGCGCGTTCCGGTAACTCGCCGCAAACAATTCCGCATGCTCCCCGAGAGTATGATTAACAACATGAGTTTGATCGCTTATAATGATTTTATTGCTGCAAATCCGGCTGTTCCCACTACAGATTCCCGCACCCAGCAAGTGGTTGGTGTAGGTCAAAAACTTCAAAATGCAACAATCACATATTTAAAAAAGCACGGCTATGGCAAAAGGGTAAAGCAATTCTCCTGGGCATTTACACTGGTCGATGACCCGATGGTGAACGCATTCTGCTTGCCTGGAGGAAAGATTGTTGTTTATTCAGGGATCCTTCCAGTCACAAAAACCGATGCCGGCCTGGCCACAGTGCTGAGTCACGAAATAGCTCACGCAGTTGCCCGTCACGGAAACGAGCGAATGAGTCAACAACTGGCCGTTGCAATGGGCGGTGTTGCACTTTCTGTTGCCATGCAAAACAATCCTCAGGAAACACAGAATGTCTTCAATTCGGTCTATGGAATCGGTGGAACGCTTGGAATTCTGGCCTATTCGCGCAAACATGAGTACGAAGCCGATAAAATCGGAATGGTCTTTATGGCGTTGGCTGGTTTCGATCCGGCCGAATCTGTCGTATTCTGGGAACGAATGTCAGCAAGCGGTGCCGGTGCCAATATTCCGCAGTTCCTGAGTACACACCCCACCGACGATAATCGCATTGCCGCAATGAAAGAATTTCTTCCGACGGCAAAAACATATTATAAGCCCGCTCAATAA
- a CDS encoding UDP-N-acetylmuramoylalanine--D-glutamate ligase, which yields MYPELNNLIEYLKESRILIAGFGREGVSTLRFLKQFVPDAQITIGDKQEIILPEEFAGMELQKLSGEGYLGDPDNFDLMIKTPGISLKEVSEKWAKSDKLSSQTGLLLRFFEHKVIGITGTKGKSTTATLIHHLLVSNGRNALLAGNIGLPFFDELPNAEKKTIVAELSSHQLETVYHSPSIAVLLNVFPEHLDHYQDFRAYARAKWNIGLYQKWGGRMFIPVEWIGHNWIDYQKQCSGQITGFGAINNEITFDFNKNHFSECIDLSKLPLQGAHNLSNISAAIGAVIEAGLELQDAIKALYSFKPLPHRLEFIREVYRVKYINDSISTIPQSAIAALKAYPATDTIILGGFNRGIDYSELIDFLSKSDVLNLVLMGEVGKLIGELMGKIRTRIKLYFVDSMQDAVAVASRNTREGRVCMLSPAAASYDKYINFEYRGDDFRKCVEAL from the coding sequence ATGTATCCGGAGCTGAATAATCTGATTGAATACCTTAAGGAATCTCGTATCCTGATAGCTGGTTTCGGACGTGAAGGGGTGAGCACACTGCGGTTTTTGAAACAATTTGTGCCGGATGCTCAAATAACCATTGGAGACAAACAGGAAATAATTCTTCCTGAAGAATTTGCCGGAATGGAATTGCAGAAACTGAGTGGTGAAGGATATTTAGGTGATCCGGACAATTTCGATCTGATGATAAAAACGCCAGGAATCAGTTTGAAAGAAGTCTCTGAGAAATGGGCCAAATCGGATAAATTGTCCTCGCAGACTGGTTTATTATTGCGTTTTTTCGAACATAAAGTAATAGGTATAACAGGCACAAAAGGCAAAAGCACAACTGCAACATTAATTCATCACCTGCTGGTGAGCAACGGACGAAACGCGCTGCTGGCCGGCAATATAGGTCTTCCGTTTTTTGATGAATTACCCAATGCGGAAAAGAAAACCATTGTTGCTGAATTGTCGAGCCATCAGCTGGAAACGGTTTATCATTCACCATCCATTGCAGTTTTGCTGAATGTTTTCCCAGAACATCTCGATCATTATCAAGATTTTCGGGCATATGCCAGAGCCAAATGGAATATAGGTCTATATCAAAAATGGGGCGGCCGTATGTTTATCCCTGTTGAATGGATTGGTCACAACTGGATAGATTATCAAAAGCAATGTTCAGGTCAAATCACTGGATTTGGCGCTATCAATAATGAAATCACTTTTGATTTCAACAAAAATCATTTTAGCGAGTGCATTGATTTAAGCAAATTACCATTGCAGGGCGCACACAACTTGAGCAATATCTCCGCCGCAATTGGTGCCGTTATCGAAGCTGGTCTTGAATTGCAGGATGCAATAAAAGCCTTGTATTCCTTTAAACCACTTCCGCACCGCCTTGAATTTATCCGGGAGGTGTACAGAGTGAAGTATATCAATGACTCGATCTCAACCATTCCGCAATCGGCCATAGCGGCTCTAAAGGCATATCCTGCGACTGATACCATTATTCTCGGTGGATTCAACCGGGGCATTGATTATTCGGAGTTGATTGATTTTCTTTCAAAGAGCGACGTTCTGAATCTAGTTCTGATGGGCGAGGTAGGTAAGCTGATCGGCGAACTGATGGGAAAAATCAGAACAAGAATAAAATTGTATTTTGTAGATTCTATGCAGGATGCAGTGGCAGTGGCTTCCAGAAATACTCGTGAGGGCAGGGTTTGCATGTTGTCACCGGCCGCAGCAAGCTATGACAAATACATCAATTTCGAGTATCGTGGCGATGATTTCCGGAAATGCGTTGAAGCATTGTAG
- a CDS encoding helicase, producing the protein MTHTTNIISAAIENLHIEKLNAMQVEAIDSIEKNQDTVLLAPTGSGKTIGFLLPILKLLDANKDQIQALVLTPSRELAIQIEQVFKSMKTGFRSLCCYGGHSVSTEKKSLQANPALLIGTPGRIADHIRRGHINTTGIHTLVLDEFDKSLEFGFEREMRFIIELLEKLQKRILTSATHSLAIPDFTGMQNPVELNYLTAEAAEGLTLKVVMSDSLEKTDTLFRLLCHLGNHSTMVFCNHREAVERISRFLADRQLENDIFHGGLEQDERERVLIKFHNGSVRILITTDLASRGLDIPLVENIIHYQLPSTETAFTHRNGRTARMHAQGNAFLLLAGEEKLPVYINEKPPIEPLPEETVVPKPSDWQTIYISAGKKDKVNKVDIVGLLLQKGKLKKEELGLINVLDFVSFAAVKSNKVPELLRLLRDEPLKKKKVKIAVAR; encoded by the coding sequence ATGACTCACACGACCAACATTATTTCAGCAGCCATTGAAAACCTGCACATCGAAAAGCTCAACGCAATGCAGGTTGAGGCCATTGATTCCATTGAAAAGAATCAAGATACAGTACTTCTGGCGCCAACTGGTTCCGGGAAGACCATCGGATTTTTGCTTCCCATTCTCAAATTGCTTGATGCCAATAAAGATCAAATTCAAGCACTTGTTTTAACGCCGTCGCGCGAGTTGGCAATTCAAATTGAGCAGGTTTTTAAATCAATGAAAACTGGCTTCCGGTCTTTGTGTTGCTATGGTGGACATTCTGTTTCAACTGAGAAAAAAAGTTTGCAGGCAAACCCCGCACTTCTGATTGGTACGCCCGGTCGTATTGCAGATCACATCAGGCGCGGACATATCAATACAACAGGCATTCACACACTGGTGCTCGATGAATTTGATAAAAGCCTGGAGTTTGGTTTTGAAAGAGAAATGCGTTTCATCATTGAACTACTTGAAAAATTGCAAAAACGCATACTCACTTCGGCCACACATTCCCTCGCCATCCCGGATTTTACGGGCATGCAAAACCCGGTTGAGTTAAATTATCTCACTGCTGAAGCGGCCGAAGGGCTGACTCTTAAAGTGGTTATGTCAGATAGTCTTGAAAAAACGGATACATTGTTTCGGCTGCTTTGCCATTTGGGCAATCATTCTACGATGGTGTTCTGCAATCACCGCGAAGCCGTGGAAAGAATCAGCCGGTTTTTGGCGGACCGACAGCTTGAGAACGACATCTTTCACGGAGGGCTGGAACAGGATGAGCGCGAACGCGTGCTGATTAAATTTCACAATGGCAGCGTCCGGATTTTGATCACCACCGACCTTGCCTCACGTGGGCTCGATATTCCATTGGTTGAAAATATTATTCACTATCAATTGCCATCAACCGAGACAGCATTTACCCACCGCAACGGACGTACCGCCAGAATGCATGCACAGGGAAATGCGTTTCTCTTGCTCGCTGGTGAGGAAAAACTTCCGGTATATATTAATGAAAAGCCTCCCATAGAGCCATTACCCGAAGAAACAGTTGTTCCGAAACCTTCCGATTGGCAAACAATTTATATCAGTGCTGGCAAAAAAGATAAAGTAAATAAAGTGGACATTGTCGGGCTTTTGCTTCAAAAAGGCAAATTAAAAAAAGAAGAACTCGGATTGATTAATGTGCTTGATTTTGTTTCGTTTGCCGCTGTAAAAAGTAATAAAGTCCCTGAATTGCTTCGTCTGCTGCGCGACGAGCCGCTGAAAAAGAAAAAAGTAAAAATTGCAGTGGCGAGATAG
- a CDS encoding DNA polymerase III subunit alpha, producing MILHCRSYYSLRFGMLAPSTVASLAAACGFPKVLLADINNCTGWVDFIKQCRSERIEGMVGMEFRRGSRLLYVCMARNMSGFQEINEYLTQCNMTETQPADFAPPFNQVFVLYPWNENTPKQLRANEYIAVRPSQVPQLRVLNDRKVRGRMVAWWPVTFGSETDYDTHCHLRAIDNNTLLSNLKSSQLAMNDEIMPDRKAAYEAFSECPDLLANAENLLRDCSADVEMGVVRNKKTFTGSRYDDKLLLEKLAMDGFPARYPNKSKQVLERIRKELEIIDRLGFSSYFLMAWDIVRYSMSRGFYHVGRGSGANSIVAYCLYITNVDPVELDLYFERFINPKRTSPPDFDIDFSWKDRTYVQDYIFKRYGSKHTALLGMMQTFRDKSVYRELGKVYGLPKTEIDALVEERKTLKADDDIIRKIVSVGEAIRDFPNLRSIHAGGVLVSEDPITMYSALDRPPKGMPTVQWDMYVAEDLGYEKFDILSQRGIGHIGDAVKFIAQNRREKIDIHDIPAFKRDPAIAAQIEKGETIGCFYVESPAMRSLLKKLDCRDYLTLVAASSIIRPGVSSSGMMQEYIRRYHNPQSFQYLHPVLEELLHETYGVMVYQEDVLKVVHHYAGLDLAEADVLRRAMSGKYRSKEEMMRIVNGFHEGAAKMGRPEEVTRELWRQIESFSGYSFSKAHSASFAVESYQSLFLKAHYPVEFMTAVINNFGGYYRSWVYFSEARRSGANVLLPCINTGDYITTVKGNNIRIGFIHVQGLEENFIRPVLEERLCNGPFADMADFVSRIHIAREQLVLLIRTGAFIFTGKTKPELLWETLAGQDARKTPEASGQLFASSHQLPNLPPLETSQLEDAYDEIELLGFPVTYTWFDLLKTSFRGEIHASGMKDAEGKYVRMIAPLVTIKPVRTKKNEKMYFASFIDFEGNFFETVHFPDSLRKYPFRGNGVYLLYGKVINDFGALNLQVEKMAKMELRGDPRA from the coding sequence ATGATCCTCCACTGTCGCTCATATTACAGCCTGCGCTTCGGCATGCTGGCGCCCTCAACAGTGGCTTCGCTGGCAGCTGCATGCGGATTTCCGAAGGTGCTGCTGGCCGACATCAACAATTGTACGGGCTGGGTCGATTTCATCAAACAATGCCGCAGCGAGCGCATCGAAGGCATGGTGGGCATGGAATTCCGGCGCGGCAGTCGCTTGCTGTATGTCTGTATGGCCCGCAACATGAGCGGCTTTCAGGAAATAAACGAATACCTGACGCAGTGCAATATGACGGAAACCCAGCCGGCCGATTTTGCGCCGCCGTTCAATCAGGTTTTTGTACTGTATCCGTGGAACGAAAATACGCCAAAGCAGCTCAGGGCCAACGAATACATTGCCGTGCGGCCGTCGCAGGTGCCGCAGCTGCGTGTGCTCAACGACCGCAAAGTGCGTGGACGCATGGTTGCCTGGTGGCCGGTCACGTTCGGATCAGAAACTGATTACGATACGCATTGTCATCTGCGAGCCATCGACAACAACACGCTGCTCTCGAACCTGAAATCATCGCAGCTGGCCATGAATGATGAAATTATGCCCGACCGCAAAGCTGCATACGAAGCATTTTCTGAATGTCCCGACCTGCTTGCCAATGCCGAAAATCTGCTGCGCGACTGCTCCGCCGATGTTGAAATGGGCGTGGTGCGCAACAAAAAAACATTTACCGGCAGCCGCTACGACGATAAATTGTTGCTCGAAAAACTGGCCATGGATGGATTCCCGGCGCGCTATCCCAACAAGTCGAAGCAAGTGCTGGAGCGCATTCGCAAGGAACTTGAAATCATCGACCGGCTTGGATTTTCGTCGTATTTCCTCATGGCATGGGACATTGTGCGCTATTCCATGTCGCGCGGATTCTATCATGTAGGGCGGGGAAGCGGCGCCAACAGCATTGTAGCGTATTGCCTTTATATCACCAATGTCGATCCGGTAGAACTTGATCTTTATTTCGAGCGTTTCATCAACCCGAAGCGTACCAGCCCGCCCGATTTTGATATTGATTTTTCGTGGAAAGACCGGACTTATGTGCAGGATTATATTTTCAAACGCTACGGATCGAAACACACTGCGTTGTTGGGAATGATGCAGACTTTCCGCGATAAGTCGGTCTATCGCGAGCTCGGCAAAGTGTACGGACTTCCGAAAACTGAGATTGATGCACTCGTTGAAGAGCGCAAAACACTCAAAGCCGATGACGATATTATCCGGAAAATCGTTTCTGTGGGCGAAGCCATACGCGACTTTCCGAATCTGCGCAGCATTCACGCGGGCGGCGTGCTGGTAAGCGAAGATCCAATAACAATGTATTCAGCGCTGGATCGGCCGCCTAAAGGTATGCCGACGGTGCAGTGGGATATGTATGTAGCCGAGGATCTGGGCTACGAAAAGTTCGATATCCTGAGTCAGCGCGGCATTGGGCATATCGGCGATGCAGTGAAATTTATTGCGCAGAACCGACGCGAGAAAATCGACATTCACGATATCCCTGCATTCAAGCGAGATCCGGCTATTGCGGCACAGATCGAAAAAGGGGAGACCATCGGTTGTTTTTATGTCGAAAGTCCGGCCATGCGTAGTCTGCTGAAAAAACTCGATTGCCGCGACTATCTCACGCTAGTAGCGGCCAGCTCTATTATTCGCCCGGGTGTTTCGTCGTCGGGGATGATGCAGGAATACATCCGGCGCTACCACAATCCACAGTCGTTTCAGTACCTGCATCCGGTGCTCGAAGAATTGCTGCACGAAACCTACGGTGTCATGGTCTATCAGGAAGATGTATTGAAAGTGGTGCATCATTACGCCGGACTCGATCTGGCCGAAGCCGACGTATTGCGCCGCGCCATGAGTGGCAAATATCGCAGCAAGGAAGAAATGATGCGCATTGTAAACGGCTTCCACGAAGGCGCAGCGAAAATGGGTCGCCCCGAAGAAGTCACCAGGGAATTGTGGCGACAGATAGAATCCTTTTCGGGTTATTCTTTCTCAAAGGCGCATTCAGCCTCATTTGCGGTCGAGAGTTATCAGAGTCTTTTTCTGAAAGCGCATTATCCGGTGGAGTTCATGACAGCTGTCATCAACAATTTCGGCGGTTATTACCGCAGCTGGGTGTATTTCTCCGAAGCGCGCCGAAGCGGGGCCAATGTGCTGCTTCCCTGCATAAACACTGGTGATTACATCACAACGGTGAAAGGGAATAATATTCGTATCGGCTTTATTCATGTGCAGGGACTCGAGGAAAATTTCATTCGTCCGGTGCTCGAAGAACGGCTTTGTAACGGGCCTTTCGCCGACATGGCCGATTTTGTGTCGCGTATACATATTGCCCGCGAGCAGCTGGTGCTGCTGATTCGCACAGGTGCATTTATTTTTACCGGCAAAACAAAACCCGAATTGTTGTGGGAAACATTGGCCGGGCAAGATGCGCGAAAAACACCCGAAGCATCGGGACAGCTGTTTGCTTCGTCGCACCAGTTGCCAAATTTGCCACCGCTTGAAACGTCGCAGCTCGAAGATGCCTATGATGAAATTGAACTACTGGGCTTTCCGGTGACATACACGTGGTTCGATCTGCTGAAAACGAGCTTTCGGGGCGAGATTCATGCGTCGGGTATGAAAGATGCAGAAGGAAAATATGTGCGCATGATTGCGCCGCTGGTTACCATCAAACCCGTTCGCACAAAGAAAAACGAGAAAATGTATTTTGCCAGCTTCATTGATTTCGAAGGGAATTTTTTCGAGACGGTGCATTTCCCCGACAGTTTGCGAAAATATCCTTTCCGCGGAAACGGTGTGTATCTGCTGTATGGAAAGGTAATTAACGATTTCGGTGCATTGAATCTGCAGGTGGAAAAGATGGCCAAGATGGAGCTTCGCGGTGATCCGAGAGCGTAG